Proteins found in one Solitalea lacus genomic segment:
- a CDS encoding lytic transglycosylase domain-containing protein, protein MKKHFFMCALLIAFSGSLFVSKAKAAKLDDPYNTALMMKSLDDKKAQSYLIEALTFSGEAVPFDNNDVYQKFIRNLNLRISQGFIENLQGVALKWFPIIEPILAQYGIPEDFKFLPAIESGFKQNARSHAGAVGYWQFMPATAKAYGLKVSRKVDDRKDIVKSTVAACRYLNDLYERLGSWTLVAAAYNVGHGALESAMNRQNESDYFDLKLNKETGNYVYKVLVFKHILQHAGDFDLYFDESSVRVADLQAIGSIGLLSLGALTGMGTENGSNTNHLPKPVTTRVQPKTANSKKKLIAKAGRLFNWI, encoded by the coding sequence ATGAAGAAACACTTTTTTATGTGCGCATTGTTGATTGCGTTTTCAGGGTCATTATTCGTAAGTAAAGCAAAAGCTGCTAAACTGGATGATCCGTACAATACAGCTCTAATGATGAAATCATTAGACGACAAAAAGGCTCAAAGTTATTTAATTGAAGCCTTAACTTTCTCAGGGGAAGCTGTTCCGTTTGATAACAATGATGTTTATCAAAAATTCATCAGAAACTTGAATTTGCGTATTTCGCAAGGGTTTATTGAGAATTTGCAAGGAGTGGCTCTAAAATGGTTCCCGATTATTGAACCCATTTTAGCCCAGTATGGAATTCCTGAAGATTTTAAATTTTTACCCGCTATTGAATCAGGATTCAAGCAAAATGCCCGTTCACATGCAGGTGCAGTTGGATACTGGCAGTTTATGCCAGCAACAGCAAAAGCATATGGTTTAAAGGTGAGTAGAAAAGTAGACGATAGGAAGGATATTGTTAAATCAACAGTTGCAGCTTGCAGGTATTTGAATGATTTGTATGAGCGTTTGGGCTCATGGACATTAGTTGCTGCTGCCTACAATGTAGGTCATGGGGCGCTAGAGTCGGCAATGAATCGTCAAAACGAAAGCGACTATTTTGATCTGAAGCTTAATAAAGAAACCGGTAATTATGTATATAAAGTATTGGTTTTTAAGCATATTCTTCAACATGCCGGAGACTTTGATTTGTATTTCGATGAATCGTCTGTACGTGTAGCTGATTTGCAAGCCATTGGTAGCATTGGATTGTTAAGTTTAGGAGCGTTGACAGGTATGGGTACAGAAAATGGCAGTAATACTAATCATCTGCCAAAACCGGTAACCACTCGTGTACAGCCCAAAACGGCGAATTCGAAAAAGAAACTGATTGCCAAAGCAGGTCGTCTGTTTAACTGGATATAA
- a CDS encoding glycoside hydrolase family 3 N-terminal domain-containing protein, which produces MIIIALFISSCTRAQNQPKITGEQLEAPSAWVDSVFKTLSPDQKLGQLIMVTAYSHADRIQTERIAELIRYYHIGGVMMAQGGPQRQVNLVNYFQSIAHVPLLVSMDAEWGLSMRLDSTISFPRQMPLGAINDDKLIYEFGLEMARQLRRVGAHISFSPVLDINSNQWNPVISTRSFGSDKKQVAERALQYMKGLQDGGVLACAKHFPGHGDTDNDSHTSLPSLFRSKAALDSVELYPYKQLIPAGLCGVMIGHIGVPAYDASNSPSSQSYAISTSLLKNQLGFKGLVITDDLLMKGANGNFSSTESAVKSLIAGNDILLNPESVPATIYSIKTAISKGRLSWKEVDAKVKKVLAAKFLVGLNKNRLVSTKNVITDLKLDAAKYLNYELVKNSLTLVRNQKNLLPIIDVEKQKIGAVSIGAELDNAFLNTLAKYGPVSRYSVWMNDEEAEYEKLYQSLADMQTVIIGLHSIDTNVKDNFAISENARKLIVRLSKTSNIILAIFGNPYCITNFDYLPAILVAYDDNALAKSLAAQAVFGGIGLSGKLPVTVGVGFKKGDGVATKPTRLEYAMPEAVGIQLSDLNRIDSIAQDGVNKRAYPGCVVLVAKDGKVIYEKAFGYHSFENTVPDKVTDVFDLASVTKIAATTQGVMRLYEQGRIDLNSTLGSYVPVARGYDKSQLLIKDLMTHQAGLTPFIPFYKNLASGDYNYDSSATFPTRVAQNFYIRKGYFNNVMLPQMLASRLNAPGKYVYSDLSMYFMQQVVQEVSGQPLYTYLKTNFYKPLGLTTMGYNPRSFLSVNRLVPTENDRAFRHQVVTGDVHDQGAAMAGGVAGHAGLFSSANDLAVLMQMLLNEGEYGGLRYFQPETIKKFIVYQNPEISRRGLGFDKPEVSLAERSYGSTAKEVSDETFGHTGFTGTCVWVDPKYKLTYIFLSNRLMSAEDSNKLGGMSIRPKIHQVVYDAILKVERSAKQ; this is translated from the coding sequence TTGATCATTATTGCTTTATTTATTTCAAGTTGCACTCGTGCACAAAATCAGCCTAAAATTACAGGTGAGCAGCTTGAGGCTCCCTCAGCTTGGGTTGATTCAGTATTTAAAACATTGAGTCCTGATCAAAAGCTCGGACAGTTAATCATGGTTACAGCATATTCTCATGCTGACAGAATACAAACCGAACGCATTGCTGAGTTAATCAGGTATTACCACATTGGGGGGGTGATGATGGCTCAAGGTGGGCCACAAAGGCAGGTGAATCTGGTGAATTACTTTCAATCAATTGCTCATGTTCCGTTATTGGTTTCAATGGATGCGGAGTGGGGGCTTTCAATGCGCTTAGATAGTACGATCAGTTTCCCTCGCCAAATGCCTTTAGGGGCAATTAATGATGATAAGCTTATTTATGAGTTTGGATTAGAAATGGCCAGGCAATTACGCAGGGTCGGTGCTCATATAAGCTTCTCTCCTGTGCTTGATATCAATAGCAATCAGTGGAATCCGGTAATTAGTACCCGCTCGTTTGGGAGTGACAAGAAACAAGTGGCCGAACGCGCCTTGCAATACATGAAAGGATTACAAGATGGAGGAGTGTTGGCTTGTGCAAAGCATTTTCCTGGCCATGGTGATACCGATAATGATTCTCATACCTCATTGCCATCTCTATTTAGAAGCAAAGCTGCATTGGATTCAGTGGAGCTTTATCCATATAAACAACTAATACCAGCGGGCTTATGTGGGGTAATGATTGGGCATATTGGCGTGCCTGCATATGATGCTTCTAATTCTCCCTCAAGTCAGTCGTATGCAATATCCACCTCTTTACTGAAAAATCAACTGGGGTTTAAGGGCTTGGTAATTACTGATGATTTATTGATGAAAGGAGCCAATGGGAATTTCTCTTCAACAGAATCTGCAGTGAAGTCACTCATTGCAGGTAATGATATTTTATTGAATCCTGAAAGTGTTCCTGCAACTATTTACAGTATAAAAACGGCTATAAGCAAAGGACGCCTGTCATGGAAAGAAGTTGATGCAAAAGTGAAGAAAGTTTTGGCTGCAAAGTTTTTGGTTGGGCTGAATAAAAACAGGTTAGTTTCAACAAAAAATGTTATTACAGATTTAAAGTTGGATGCTGCCAAATACCTGAACTACGAATTAGTGAAAAACTCATTGACCCTAGTTCGCAATCAAAAGAATTTATTGCCAATTATTGACGTTGAAAAGCAGAAGATTGGAGCCGTCAGTATTGGTGCTGAGCTTGATAATGCGTTTTTAAACACGTTGGCAAAGTATGGGCCGGTAAGCCGATATTCGGTCTGGATGAATGATGAAGAGGCTGAGTACGAAAAACTTTACCAATCATTAGCAGATATGCAAACAGTAATTATTGGTTTGCATAGCATTGATACAAACGTTAAGGATAATTTTGCGATTTCCGAAAATGCCCGTAAGCTGATAGTAAGGCTTAGCAAAACAAGTAATATTATACTTGCAATTTTTGGCAATCCTTATTGCATTACCAATTTCGACTATTTGCCAGCCATATTAGTGGCTTATGATGACAACGCCTTGGCTAAAAGTTTGGCGGCACAGGCTGTTTTTGGAGGGATTGGTCTTAGTGGAAAATTGCCCGTGACAGTTGGTGTGGGATTTAAAAAAGGTGATGGGGTTGCAACCAAACCAACACGCCTCGAGTATGCTATGCCGGAAGCTGTAGGGATTCAATTGTCTGATTTGAATAGAATAGATTCAATAGCACAGGATGGCGTGAATAAACGTGCCTATCCGGGATGTGTTGTATTAGTCGCCAAAGATGGAAAAGTGATTTATGAGAAGGCATTTGGTTATCATTCTTTTGAGAATACTGTACCTGATAAGGTAACAGATGTATTCGACCTGGCGTCTGTAACCAAGATTGCAGCAACTACGCAGGGTGTCATGCGTCTTTATGAACAAGGTCGAATCGATCTGAATTCAACTTTGGGAAGTTATGTGCCTGTGGCACGCGGGTATGACAAATCGCAGTTATTGATTAAGGACCTCATGACCCATCAAGCCGGACTTACACCTTTTATCCCGTTTTATAAAAATTTAGCCTCTGGTGATTATAATTATGATTCTTCTGCAACTTTTCCTACCCGTGTAGCGCAAAATTTTTATATCCGTAAAGGCTATTTTAATAATGTGATGCTCCCTCAAATGCTTGCTTCTCGTTTAAATGCACCGGGTAAATACGTTTACAGCGATTTAAGCATGTATTTTATGCAGCAGGTTGTTCAGGAGGTTTCCGGTCAGCCGTTGTATACCTATTTGAAAACGAACTTTTACAAGCCTTTAGGACTTACCACCATGGGTTACAACCCCAGGAGCTTTCTTTCTGTGAACAGGCTAGTGCCAACGGAGAATGATCGTGCTTTCCGTCATCAAGTAGTGACTGGTGATGTACATGATCAGGGTGCAGCAATGGCGGGTGGTGTTGCCGGGCATGCCGGACTGTTCTCTAGTGCCAATGATTTAGCTGTATTAATGCAGATGCTGCTGAATGAAGGTGAATACGGTGGTTTGCGTTACTTTCAACCCGAAACGATCAAGAAATTTATTGTTTATCAAAACCCGGAGATAAGCAGAAGAGGTTTAGGGTTTGATAAGCCTGAGGTTTCTTTAGCAGAACGTTCGTATGGATCTACGGCAAAAGAAGTTTCTGATGAAACTTTTGGTCACACCGGTTTTACCGGAACTTGTGTTTGGGTTGATCCGAAATATAAGCTTACTTATATATTTCTTTCTAACCGTTTGATGTCAGCAGAAGATAGTAATAAGCTGGGAGGCATGTCGATACGACCTAAAATTCATCAGGTGGTTTATGATGCAATATTAAAAGTTGAAAGAAGTGCCAAACAATAA
- a CDS encoding pseudouridine synthase has product MKRPRKSREDISAKRGRGDSAGYSARPAGTSRDEKKSFNTDRGDRKPYGTGRSDERKTSYSDRGERKSFGGDRDNKPYGTGRSDERKTSYSDRGERKSFGGDRDRKPYGAGRSEDRKTSYSDRGERKSFGGDRDRKPYGAGRSEDRKTSYSDRGERKSFGGDKDRKPYGAGRSEDRKTSYSDRGERKSFGGDKDRKPYGAGRFDDKKSFGGDRERKSYSDRERKPYDSERGERKPYGSERSFEKKPFSDRNERGGDERKSYGAKKFEGRRSSEDSRGFNERSYIERQHPNKSFKDRGFRDRKPSKKKEDDSNVNYDEIRLNRYIANAGVCSRRKADELIALGEISVNGQVVTELGFKVNVSDTVHFNGQLLRREKMVYVLLNKPKDYITTTDDPRERKTVMDLVEKASRERIYPVGRLDRNTTGLLLLTNDGDLAEKLAHPKNQIPKIYHATLNKSFRKEDFERLSEGIELEDGFIKPDDLAFVEGASKKEIGIQIHSGKNRIVRRIFETMGYEVEKLDRVVYANLTKKDLPRSRWRHLTKEELVFIKRLVK; this is encoded by the coding sequence ATGAAAAGACCAAGGAAAAGTCGTGAAGACATCTCCGCTAAACGTGGACGAGGGGATAGTGCCGGATATTCAGCAAGACCTGCTGGAACCAGCCGTGATGAAAAAAAATCATTCAATACCGACCGCGGCGATCGCAAACCATATGGAACCGGTAGATCAGATGAAAGAAAAACTTCTTATTCTGACAGAGGCGAGCGCAAATCATTTGGCGGCGACAGAGATAACAAACCATATGGAACCGGTAGATCAGATGAAAGAAAAACTTCTTACTCTGACAGAGGCGAACGCAAATCATTTGGCGGCGACAGAGATCGTAAGCCATATGGAGCCGGAAGATCAGAGGACAGAAAAACTTCTTACTCTGACAGAGGCGAACGCAAATCATTTGGCGGCGACAGAGATCGTAAGCCATATGGAGCCGGAAGATCAGAGGACAGAAAAACTTCTTACTCTGACAGAGGCGAACGCAAATCATTTGGCGGCGATAAAGACCGTAAGCCATATGGAGCCGGAAGATCAGAGGACAGAAAAACTTCTTACTCTGACAGAGGTGAACGCAAATCATTTGGCGGTGACAAGGATCGCAAACCATACGGAGCCGGCAGATTTGACGATAAAAAGTCATTTGGCGGAGATCGTGAGCGCAAATCATACAGTGACCGTGAGCGCAAACCTTATGACTCAGAACGGGGAGAAAGGAAACCATACGGTTCCGAGCGCTCCTTTGAAAAGAAGCCATTCAGCGACAGAAATGAACGTGGTGGTGATGAAAGAAAATCATACGGAGCAAAGAAATTTGAGGGAAGAAGAAGCAGCGAAGACAGCCGTGGATTTAATGAGCGAAGCTACATCGAACGCCAGCATCCAAATAAATCCTTTAAAGACAGAGGATTCAGAGATCGCAAACCTTCAAAGAAAAAAGAGGACGACTCTAATGTCAACTATGATGAGATCCGTCTAAACCGTTACATTGCCAATGCGGGAGTATGCTCGCGTAGAAAAGCTGACGAGTTAATTGCTTTAGGTGAAATTTCAGTTAACGGACAAGTGGTTACCGAATTGGGCTTTAAAGTTAACGTTAGTGATACTGTACACTTTAACGGGCAGCTGTTACGCAGGGAGAAGATGGTGTATGTGCTTTTGAACAAACCTAAGGACTATATTACCACTACTGACGACCCACGTGAGCGTAAAACGGTGATGGATTTGGTTGAAAAGGCTTCAAGAGAGCGCATTTACCCTGTTGGACGATTAGACCGCAATACAACCGGTTTATTATTATTGACCAATGACGGAGACTTAGCTGAAAAACTGGCACATCCTAAAAATCAAATTCCTAAAATTTATCACGCAACGCTAAACAAAAGCTTCCGCAAAGAAGACTTTGAGCGCTTGTCAGAAGGAATTGAATTAGAAGATGGCTTTATTAAGCCTGATGATCTGGCGTTTGTTGAGGGAGCAAGTAAAAAAGAAATAGGAATTCAGATTCACAGTGGTAAAAACCGAATAGTGCGTCGTATTTTCGAAACTATGGGTTACGAAGTTGAAAAACTTGACCGTGTGGTTTATGCTAACTTAACGAAAAAGGACTTGCCTCGCAGTCGCTGGAGACACCTAACAAAAGAAGAGTTAGTTTTCATAAAACGTTTGGTAAAATAA
- the bshA gene encoding N-acetyl-alpha-D-glucosaminyl L-malate synthase BshA: MKIGIVCYPTFGGSGVVATELGKALAEKGHKVHFITYSQPARLDFFSENLFYHEVSVSNYPLFDYPPYELALASKLVDVVMYEKLDLLHVHYAIPHASAAYMARQILASNGIHIPFITTLHGTDITLVGKDITYKPAVTFSINQSDGVTSVSQHLKEDTYQHFAIENDIRVIPNFIDFRRFSLKPRDHFKKAIAPNGEKIITHTSNFRKVKRVTDVVEVFAKLIEKVPSKLLMVGDGPERVNAEQLCRTLGICEDVRFLGKQEAVEEVLSISDLFIMPSENESFGLAALEAMACQVPVICSNAGGMPELNVHGVTGFMSNVGDVEDMAKNAIYILEDEGRLALFKSQALARAKEFDINYIMPMYEQFYSEVIEKNKLAVI; the protein is encoded by the coding sequence ATGAAGATTGGTATAGTTTGTTACCCTACTTTTGGAGGCAGCGGAGTGGTTGCCACTGAGCTAGGGAAAGCACTGGCAGAAAAAGGCCATAAAGTGCACTTTATAACCTATAGTCAGCCTGCACGGCTCGATTTTTTCTCAGAAAATCTTTTTTATCACGAAGTTTCAGTTTCAAACTATCCATTGTTTGATTATCCTCCCTATGAGTTGGCATTGGCAAGCAAGCTGGTAGATGTGGTGATGTATGAGAAACTTGATTTATTGCATGTGCACTATGCAATCCCCCATGCATCGGCGGCTTATATGGCCCGCCAAATTTTAGCGTCTAATGGCATTCATATCCCATTTATAACCACTTTGCACGGTACTGATATAACACTTGTTGGTAAAGATATCACTTATAAACCTGCTGTTACCTTCTCCATAAACCAATCGGATGGGGTAACCTCTGTTTCTCAGCATTTGAAAGAAGATACTTACCAGCATTTCGCGATTGAAAATGATATCCGGGTAATCCCAAATTTTATTGATTTTCGCCGTTTTAGCTTAAAGCCACGCGATCATTTTAAAAAAGCAATTGCGCCTAACGGTGAGAAAATCATCACGCACACTTCTAACTTTAGGAAAGTAAAGCGTGTAACTGACGTGGTTGAAGTTTTTGCAAAATTAATTGAAAAGGTGCCTTCAAAATTATTGATGGTAGGAGATGGTCCTGAACGGGTGAATGCGGAGCAGTTGTGCCGAACCTTAGGAATTTGTGAGGATGTTCGCTTTTTGGGTAAGCAGGAAGCAGTAGAAGAAGTCCTTTCCATTTCAGATTTATTTATCATGCCTTCGGAGAATGAAAGTTTTGGATTGGCAGCTTTGGAAGCAATGGCTTGTCAGGTACCAGTGATTTGTTCAAATGCAGGGGGTATGCCGGAATTGAATGTACATGGTGTCACTGGATTTATGAGTAATGTGGGAGATGTTGAGGATATGGCAAAAAATGCAATCTACATTTTGGAAGATGAGGGACGTTTAGCCTTATTCAAGAGCCAGGCTTTAGCGCGAGCAAAAGAGTTTGACATTAACTATATAATGCCGATGTACGAACAATTTTACTCGGAAGTAATTGAGAAGAATAAGCTGGCTGTAATTTAA